The following coding sequences lie in one Arachis ipaensis cultivar K30076 chromosome B03, Araip1.1, whole genome shotgun sequence genomic window:
- the LOC107630848 gene encoding CASP-like protein 1F2: MLNLLLKNSMSSPQDSIMDKEEAKAEKEKDMMSVSSENELLTCHAKFEAFPFFKTPRFLKGAKITLRLVTIVTTFIAMLCMLTSHQSTTMLGTPLDARYSYSPAFRFFVYANAVACFFIFLSLLATIVFYLRGACPTNKCSYLFFLNDMMMLTMEIGGCAAATAIGEVGLHGNSHAGWGSICGYYGKFCDRVTISLVFSYVSIVSLFILTVISSMNFKENPL; this comes from the exons ATGCTCAATCTGTTGCTGAAGAACAGCATGTCTTCGCCTCAAGATTCAATAATGGacaaagaagaagccaaagctgaAAAGGAGAAGGACATGATGAGTGTTTCCTCTGAAAATGAACTCCTCACATGTCATGCAAAATTTGAAGCATTCCCATTTTTCAAAACACCAAGGTTTTTGAAGGGAGCCAAGATCACACTCAGACTTGTGACCATTGTTACTACATTCATTGCAATGCTTTGTATGCTAACCAGCCACCAATCTACCACAATGTTGGGCACGCCACTCGATGCTCGATATAGCTACTCTCCTGCTTTCAG GTTCTTTGTTTATGCAAATGCTGTTGCATGCTTCTTTATATTCCTATCTTTACTTGCTACAATCGTTTTCTACCTTCGAGGCGCATGCCCCACCAATAAATGCAGCTACTTGTTCTTCCTGAATGACATG ATGATGTTAACAATGGAGATTGGGGGATGTGCAGCTGCAACAGCTATAGGAGAGGTGGGGCTGCATGGAAATTCCCATGCAGGTTGGGGTTCTATCTGCGGTTATTATGGGAAATTCTGTGACAGGGTCACCATTTCGCTCGTGTTTTCATATGTCTCAATTGTTTCATTGTTCATACTTACTGTAATATCCTCAATGAACTTCAAAGAGAATCCTCTTTAA
- the LOC107630847 gene encoding protein BASIC PENTACYSTEINE4-like isoform X3, protein MDSSQHENGRHNMDYYRGAHSLWNMDSQHRVKEPNALVMNKKIRSIMAERQAAILVLELEAAISEKNEALAARDLALRQRDEALAQRDNALKERDNALTALKSQNIFKSGDGVQRGSKRMRQTACSPKDISRRDVSPMTAKVSEAVKSNQAKRMQDKNVINSKVSKPHSKAKKMGEDLNRQAASEGIKFKSEWDMQDVGLNLVAFDETIMPVPICTCTGVPRQCYKWGNGGWQSSCCTTTLSVYPLPQLPNKRHARIGGRKMSGSVFTRLLSRFALQGHDLSTPLDLKNYWARHGTNRYITIK, encoded by the exons ATGGATAGCAGCCAACATGAAAATGGTAGGCATAACATGGACTACTACAGAGGAGCACATTCCCTG TGGAATATGGATTCACAGCATCGAGTAAAGGAGCCAAATGCATTAgtcatgaataaaaaaataaggtCCATTATGGCTGAAAGGCAGGCTGCCATTCTAGTACTTGAACTAGAGGCTGCTATATCTGAAAAGAATGAAGCCTTGGCTGCTCGTGATTTGGCCCTTCGACAAAGGGATGAAGCACTTGCGCAAAGGGATAATGCCCTAAAGGAACGGGATAATGCCCTTACAGCACTTAAAAGTCAGAACATTTTCAAGTCAGGTGATGGAGTTCAACGTGGATCAAAGCGGATGCGCCAAACTGCATGCAGCCCGAAGGATATATCCAGAAGGGATGTCTCTCCAATGACGGCTAAAGTTTCTGAAGCTGTCAAATCTAATCAAGCTAAAAGAATGCAGGACAAAAATGTAATTAATTCTAAGGTATCAAAACCACATAGCAAGGCAAAGAAAATGGGCGAGGATTTAAATAGGCAGGCAGCTTCTGAAGGGATAAAGTTCAAATCTGAATGGGATATGCAGGATGTTGGCTTGAATTTGGTTGCATTTGATGAAACTATCATGCCGGTCCCAATATGCACCTGCACTGGAGTACCCCGGCAGTGCTACAAATGGGGGAATGGCGGATGGCAGTCTTCTTGTTGTACCACGACATTGTCAGTGTATCCACTGCCACAGCTTCCGAACAAGCGCCACGCCCGCATTGGGGGACGAAAGATGAGCGGGAGTGTCTTTACAAGATTGCTTAGTAGGTTTGCTTTGCAAGGTCATGACTTATCTACACCATTGGATCTTAAGAACTACTGGGCTAGACACGGAACAAATCGGTACATTACTATCAAGTAG
- the LOC107630847 gene encoding protein BASIC PENTACYSTEINE5-like isoform X2, producing MDSSQHENGRHNMDYYRGAHSLHRVKEPNALVMNKKIRSIMAERQAAILVLELEAAISEKNEALAARDLALRQRDEALAQRDNALKERDNALTALKSQNIFKSGDGVQRGSKRMRQTACSPKDISRRDVSPMTAKVSEAVKSNQAKRMQDKNVINSKVSKPHSKAKKMGEDLNRQAASEGIKFKSEWDMQDVGLNLVAFDETIMPVPICTCTGVPRQCYKWGNGGWQSSCCTTTLSVYPLPQLPNKRHARIGGRKMSGSVFTRLLSRFALQGHDLSTPLDLKNYWARHGTNRKNTSQGCRLGMQGVITT from the exons ATGGATAGCAGCCAACATGAAAATGGTAGGCATAACATGGACTACTACAGAGGAGCACATTCCCTG CATCGAGTAAAGGAGCCAAATGCATTAgtcatgaataaaaaaataaggtCCATTATGGCTGAAAGGCAGGCTGCCATTCTAGTACTTGAACTAGAGGCTGCTATATCTGAAAAGAATGAAGCCTTGGCTGCTCGTGATTTGGCCCTTCGACAAAGGGATGAAGCACTTGCGCAAAGGGATAATGCCCTAAAGGAACGGGATAATGCCCTTACAGCACTTAAAAGTCAGAACATTTTCAAGTCAGGTGATGGAGTTCAACGTGGATCAAAGCGGATGCGCCAAACTGCATGCAGCCCGAAGGATATATCCAGAAGGGATGTCTCTCCAATGACGGCTAAAGTTTCTGAAGCTGTCAAATCTAATCAAGCTAAAAGAATGCAGGACAAAAATGTAATTAATTCTAAGGTATCAAAACCACATAGCAAGGCAAAGAAAATGGGCGAGGATTTAAATAGGCAGGCAGCTTCTGAAGGGATAAAGTTCAAATCTGAATGGGATATGCAGGATGTTGGCTTGAATTTGGTTGCATTTGATGAAACTATCATGCCGGTCCCAATATGCACCTGCACTGGAGTACCCCGGCAGTGCTACAAATGGGGGAATGGCGGATGGCAGTCTTCTTGTTGTACCACGACATTGTCAGTGTATCCACTGCCACAGCTTCCGAACAAGCGCCACGCCCGCATTGGGGGACGAAAGATGAGCGGGAGTGTCTTTACAAGATTGCTTAGTAGGTTTGCTTTGCAAGGTCATGACTTATCTACACCATTGGATCTTAAGAACTACTGGGCTAGACACGGAACAAATCG CAAGAATACAAGCCAAGGTTGCAGGTTGGGTATGCAAGGTGTAATAACCACTTAG
- the LOC107630847 gene encoding protein BASIC PENTACYSTEINE4-like isoform X1, producing the protein MDSSQHENGRHNMDYYRGAHSLWNMDSQHRVKEPNALVMNKKIRSIMAERQAAILVLELEAAISEKNEALAARDLALRQRDEALAQRDNALKERDNALTALKSQNIFKSGDGVQRGSKRMRQTACSPKDISRRDVSPMTAKVSEAVKSNQAKRMQDKNVINSKVSKPHSKAKKMGEDLNRQAASEGIKFKSEWDMQDVGLNLVAFDETIMPVPICTCTGVPRQCYKWGNGGWQSSCCTTTLSVYPLPQLPNKRHARIGGRKMSGSVFTRLLSRFALQGHDLSTPLDLKNYWARHGTNRKNTSQGCRLGMQGVITT; encoded by the exons ATGGATAGCAGCCAACATGAAAATGGTAGGCATAACATGGACTACTACAGAGGAGCACATTCCCTG TGGAATATGGATTCACAGCATCGAGTAAAGGAGCCAAATGCATTAgtcatgaataaaaaaataaggtCCATTATGGCTGAAAGGCAGGCTGCCATTCTAGTACTTGAACTAGAGGCTGCTATATCTGAAAAGAATGAAGCCTTGGCTGCTCGTGATTTGGCCCTTCGACAAAGGGATGAAGCACTTGCGCAAAGGGATAATGCCCTAAAGGAACGGGATAATGCCCTTACAGCACTTAAAAGTCAGAACATTTTCAAGTCAGGTGATGGAGTTCAACGTGGATCAAAGCGGATGCGCCAAACTGCATGCAGCCCGAAGGATATATCCAGAAGGGATGTCTCTCCAATGACGGCTAAAGTTTCTGAAGCTGTCAAATCTAATCAAGCTAAAAGAATGCAGGACAAAAATGTAATTAATTCTAAGGTATCAAAACCACATAGCAAGGCAAAGAAAATGGGCGAGGATTTAAATAGGCAGGCAGCTTCTGAAGGGATAAAGTTCAAATCTGAATGGGATATGCAGGATGTTGGCTTGAATTTGGTTGCATTTGATGAAACTATCATGCCGGTCCCAATATGCACCTGCACTGGAGTACCCCGGCAGTGCTACAAATGGGGGAATGGCGGATGGCAGTCTTCTTGTTGTACCACGACATTGTCAGTGTATCCACTGCCACAGCTTCCGAACAAGCGCCACGCCCGCATTGGGGGACGAAAGATGAGCGGGAGTGTCTTTACAAGATTGCTTAGTAGGTTTGCTTTGCAAGGTCATGACTTATCTACACCATTGGATCTTAAGAACTACTGGGCTAGACACGGAACAAATCG CAAGAATACAAGCCAAGGTTGCAGGTTGGGTATGCAAGGTGTAATAACCACTTAG
- the LOC107630847 gene encoding protein BASIC PENTACYSTEINE4-like isoform X4 yields the protein MDSQHRVKEPNALVMNKKIRSIMAERQAAILVLELEAAISEKNEALAARDLALRQRDEALAQRDNALKERDNALTALKSQNIFKSGDGVQRGSKRMRQTACSPKDISRRDVSPMTAKVSEAVKSNQAKRMQDKNVINSKVSKPHSKAKKMGEDLNRQAASEGIKFKSEWDMQDVGLNLVAFDETIMPVPICTCTGVPRQCYKWGNGGWQSSCCTTTLSVYPLPQLPNKRHARIGGRKMSGSVFTRLLSRFALQGHDLSTPLDLKNYWARHGTNRKNTSQGCRLGMQGVITT from the exons ATGGATTCACAGCATCGAGTAAAGGAGCCAAATGCATTAgtcatgaataaaaaaataaggtCCATTATGGCTGAAAGGCAGGCTGCCATTCTAGTACTTGAACTAGAGGCTGCTATATCTGAAAAGAATGAAGCCTTGGCTGCTCGTGATTTGGCCCTTCGACAAAGGGATGAAGCACTTGCGCAAAGGGATAATGCCCTAAAGGAACGGGATAATGCCCTTACAGCACTTAAAAGTCAGAACATTTTCAAGTCAGGTGATGGAGTTCAACGTGGATCAAAGCGGATGCGCCAAACTGCATGCAGCCCGAAGGATATATCCAGAAGGGATGTCTCTCCAATGACGGCTAAAGTTTCTGAAGCTGTCAAATCTAATCAAGCTAAAAGAATGCAGGACAAAAATGTAATTAATTCTAAGGTATCAAAACCACATAGCAAGGCAAAGAAAATGGGCGAGGATTTAAATAGGCAGGCAGCTTCTGAAGGGATAAAGTTCAAATCTGAATGGGATATGCAGGATGTTGGCTTGAATTTGGTTGCATTTGATGAAACTATCATGCCGGTCCCAATATGCACCTGCACTGGAGTACCCCGGCAGTGCTACAAATGGGGGAATGGCGGATGGCAGTCTTCTTGTTGTACCACGACATTGTCAGTGTATCCACTGCCACAGCTTCCGAACAAGCGCCACGCCCGCATTGGGGGACGAAAGATGAGCGGGAGTGTCTTTACAAGATTGCTTAGTAGGTTTGCTTTGCAAGGTCATGACTTATCTACACCATTGGATCTTAAGAACTACTGGGCTAGACACGGAACAAATCG CAAGAATACAAGCCAAGGTTGCAGGTTGGGTATGCAAGGTGTAATAACCACTTAG